From the uncultured Methanobrevibacter sp. genome, the window GGAGAAACCGCATATGCAACGAAAAATTCATTATTTTTATCAAGATAAGTGTAACCTTGACCAAATAATTGATCACCAGAATTATTCCAGGATTTTAAAAACTTTGTATCCTTTGGAACATTCATTGTAAATTCTGAATTAAAATCATAGACTTTCATCCCATTAGGAACTCCACCATCTGAACTATTGTTCTTTAATATAAAAGCCAGACTAGCACTTAATGCTATAATGGCAATTATTAATACTATGATAATTATCTTATGTTTCTTTTCCATTTTATCACCATTATTATAATATTGATAGTAAAATCATTTAAATCATTACTATTAAATATTAAACACAGAGGCCTTATATGGAAAATTATTGTAAAAATTGTGGTGCAGATATCAAAGACAATGCTCAGTTTTGTCAAGAGTGCGGAACAAAAGTTGAAAATATTTCAAAATTATGCTCCAAATGTGGCGAAAAATTAGATGATGACTCAGAATTTTGCCAAAAATGTGGAACTAAACTAAAAAATACCTGTCCCAATTGTGGAGCAAACACCGAAGAGAGTGAAAACTTTTGTGAAAACTGCGGACATGATTTAAACACACAAAAAATTGTTAAAAATGAAAATTTAATTGAAAAATATAAAATTCCTATAATTATTACCCTAATTATAATAATATCCATTATTGGAATTCAAATAGTGCCATCCATTATGGATTATGCTATTGGAACCCAAATAGTATATGTAGATGAATTTAATTATAAAATACCAGCAAATTTCAATTCTACAACTGAAAAACTGGTTAAATCAGATGATCCAGGCGTTTCAAACCGTTGGAGCAATGGTAATGAATATATTGAAATATGGGTTTTACCTCCAAAACACGAAGAAGATAGTGCAGACAGCATTATATCAAATGTTGGGGGAGGAATACATAATAAATATGGTTATACTGGATACTATAATAAATTTACTGATGGGGGAGAAGCTTTTTCATATTCTAGGAATAATAAAGCAATTACAATATTCGTATCTGACGAAAAATTATTTGATAAAATAGAAGTTTTATAGGAGGAAAAAATGAAGTGCCCTAATTGCGGAGAAGAAAATAATCCCGATTCCAAATTTTGTAAAAATTGTGGAAACTCATTGGAAAGTATTGTAACTCCAGAAAACACACCAAAAACATTAGAGAAAAATAAAATTATTATCATTGCATTAGTTGCCGTTATAATCATATTAGCAGTAGGCGTAATCTTTGCCGGAGGATTTTTAAAAGGAAACGTGCCTCTTGAGACAATGGACTTTGAAATATTTAAGATGGATGTACCTGAAGGGTCAAATTTTGTTGAAACCAGTTCCATTCCAAATTATGGTTTTGGAGGATTTGTAGGTCTTCAAAATGGAGGAAAATATTCAAAAGAAGTTAATTCACTACTCATATCAAATATAGCCGGTTCGTCACACCCTTCAGCAGTTAGTTTAGATAGAACTGAAGGTGATATTAAAGTATTTAAAGACAATCAGGGGCATGATACTTATTACATCGTTAGAGAACTTGACGGATATGAATTTGTTTTAATTGGAAATGATGATCAAACCATGATTAAAATGCTTAAATCAATACAGATTACCGACAAAGACAAATTGGCATCTCAAAGTTCACAGGAATCCAGCAGTTCACAAACAAGTTCATCAAAACCTTCATCATCAAGCCCTTCCTCAATTTCAATTTTGGGAGGAAGTTTCTCAACAGGAAGTG encodes:
- a CDS encoding zinc ribbon domain-containing protein, whose translation is MKCPNCGEENNPDSKFCKNCGNSLESIVTPENTPKTLEKNKIIIIALVAVIIILAVGVIFAGGFLKGNVPLETMDFEIFKMDVPEGSNFVETSSIPNYGFGGFVGLQNGGKYSKEVNSLLISNIAGSSHPSAVSLDRTEGDIKVFKDNQGHDTYYIVRELDGYEFVLIGNDDQTMIKMLKSIQITDKDKLASQSSQESSSSQTSSSKPSSSSPSSISILGGSFSTGSADEDKTYARINVGTSHAGEDVIVQIFYSRDGNSLNNGNMVPATVHSDGYLEIASADAYLYYPDYATIKIYDSNSKLLTTKSVSLSPTSGTQTF
- a CDS encoding zinc ribbon domain-containing protein, translating into MENYCKNCGADIKDNAQFCQECGTKVENISKLCSKCGEKLDDDSEFCQKCGTKLKNTCPNCGANTEESENFCENCGHDLNTQKIVKNENLIEKYKIPIIITLIIIISIIGIQIVPSIMDYAIGTQIVYVDEFNYKIPANFNSTTEKLVKSDDPGVSNRWSNGNEYIEIWVLPPKHEEDSADSIISNVGGGIHNKYGYTGYYNKFTDGGEAFSYSRNNKAITIFVSDEKLFDKIEVL